Part of the Rhizobium sp. WYJ-E13 genome is shown below.
TGAGAAAGGCAATGCACTGATGATGCCGGCAGATGAAGCATTCAGCATCCCCGTCGACCAGATTCATTGCCGCCTTGCGGGAGAATTTGCGCTTTCCGAAATAGTCGAGGCAGAACGGAAATCCGGCTGGGATCGCTTCCTTGCCAGACATCCCGCCGCCTTTGACGGCCGGCTCCTGCGCATGGCTGCCTATGGCATCGAGAATGGCCGGCTGACCATCACCGCAAACGGCACATGCTTTTCCGCTTACGTGGTGACCCGCCATGCTGGCTTTGCCGAGGAGCACCCGCAGGCCGAGCGCGCCGACCCGCTTGGGCTCACGGTCGTCCTGATCACTGCGGACCAGCAGGTGATCCTCACCAGACGAAGCCTCACCGCCGAACAGAACCCCGGCGCCCTCTATCTCGTCGGCGGTTATGCCGAGCCCGCGGCAGGCGAAGAGACCGATCTCTTCGAAGAAGCCGCCCGTGAACTCGCCGAGGAAATCGCCGTCACTGATCTCGACCGGTCGGAGTCCTTCGCAATTGGCCTCGCCTATGATCCGGTCTTCTGCCATCCGGAACTCTTCCTGCTGACCGAAAGCCGCTCTAGCGCCGCCGAGATCCTCGACGGCGCCCATCACGCGCCAGATCGCAACGAGGCCGCCGAACTCTTCGCGTCACCGCTGAGCGACATCCTGAATGACGACGATTTTCTGCCAGGTGCCCCGCGCACATGGAGCTTCCTCAAGGCCCAATCCTTCCTGCAGCACCATTTCCGTCAGCGTCATTCCCTGTAGCATCGGTGAGCGGGTTCCGTTCATCACGCTGTCGGCGATGACGAATGGAGCCCGCCCCTGCCGGCATCACGGTTCCGGCTGCAACAGGACATGCTTCTTCCTGCCGACCGACAGGCGGATGACGCCGTTCTCCATATCCGCACGACCGAGCTGCATGGTCTCGTCGGGGACAGCGCGGCTGTTGATCCGCACGCCGCCGCCAAGGATCAGCCGGCGTGCTTCGCTCTTCGACCTGGCGAGTCCGGCCATGACAAGTGCATCCGGTAGCGCAAGTCCGCCGCGCAAGAGCGCGCTGCTCACCGCGACGGTCGGCAGACCGGCCGCCGCCTCGCCCTCTTCGAACATGCGACGCGAGGTCTCGGAGGCGTCCTCTGCCGCTTCCTCGCCATGGCAGAGCCGTGTCACCTCATCCGCAAGCACTTTCTTCGCGACATTGATCTCGGAGCCGCGCAACGCTTCCAGACGCGCGATCTCGTCGAGCGGCAACTCGGTGAAGAGCCGCATGAAGCGACCGACATCGGCATCCCAGCTATTGCGCCAGAACTGCCAGAATTCATAGGGCGACAGCCGATCGGCATTCAGCCACACGGCACCCGCTGCAGTCTTGCCCATCTTCGCGCCCGAGGCGGTCGTGAGCAACGGCGCCGTCAATCCGAAGAGCGTTCGCCCGCCGGCACGCCGCCCGAATTCCACGCCGCTGAGGATATTGCCCCATTGGTCCGAACCGCCGAGCTGCAGCAGGCAGCCATGCGTTTCGGCAAGCACGTGAAAGTCATAGCCCTGCATGACCACGTAGTTGAATTCGAGCAGCGAGAGCGACTGCTCCCGCTCCAGCCGCTGGCGCACGCTTTCGGATGTCAGCATGCGGTTGACTGAGAAATGCGAGCCGACATCGCGCAGGAAATCCAGGTATTTGAGTCTACCAAGCCAATCGGCATTGTTGACCATGAGCGCATCTGTCGGCCCGTCACCGAAGCTCAGGAACCGTTCGAAAATGCGCCGGATGCCGACCAGATTGCCAGCGATCTGCTCTTCGCTGAGCAAGGGACGCGACATATCGCGAAAGCTCGGATCACCGAGCCGCGTCGTGGCGCCGCCCATCAGTGCGATCGGTCGGTTACCGGTCTTCTGGAACCAGCGCAGCATCATGATGGGGATGAGATGCCCGACATGCAGACTGTCGGCCGTCAGGTCGAAGCCGTTATAGGCGGTGCCGATCCCGGCGCTGAGCCAGCTATCGAGCGCTTCGATATCGGTGCATTGCTGGATGAAGCCACGCTCCGAGAGAACGCGCAGGAAGTCCGATCGAAGCCGGGTGGATGATTGAAAATTGATGCTCATAAAGGTCTCCATGGGGGCCGATCAGGCCGGAGACCTTTTGCTGAAACACGACGCCGCCGACCATGCGGCGTTTCGGGTGTCAAATAAATGACCGTCGCCGCTCTATGTGAGCAGCGCGTAATACAGGCCGGAAAGGGTCGATACACGGGTCATGCGTCTTGCATACAGCGCGTGCGGTGTGGCCACAAGAGGCTTATGCGTACCGAATATGAGAACGGGCGAGTGGTGATCCTTGAAAAAAAAGAAGCCCGGTACGCGCCGGGCTTCTCAATCTATTCGCTACTCACCCGCCTTACGCGCTGGCAGCCATCCGCTTCTCGTCGCGGCCGCCCTTCATGCGCTCAGCCAGCAGGAAGGCCAGCTCCAGCGCCTGGTCGGCGTTGAGGCGCGGGTCGCAATGGGTGTGGTAGCGGTCCTGCAGGTCTTCGGCGGTGACGGCGCGGGCGCCGCCGGTGCATTCGGTGACGTCCTTGCCGGTCATCTCGATATGGATGCCGCCCGGATGCGTGCCTTCGGCGCGATGGATCTGGAAGAAGCTTTCGACTTCCGAGAGGATCCGCTCGAAGGGGCGCGTCTTGTAGCTGTTGAGCGTGATCGTGTTGCCGTGCATCGGATCGCAGGACCAGACAACCTTCTTGCCCTCGCGCTCGACGGCGCGGATGAGCTTCGGCAGGCTGTCGGCCACCTTGTCATGGCCGAAACGGCAGATCAGCGTCAGGCGGCCGGCTTCGTTGGCCGGGTTCAGCACGTCGATCAGCTCGATCAGGTTGTCAGGCTGCAGCGACGGGCCGCACTTCAAGCCGATCGGATTCTTGATGCCGCGGAAATATTCGACATGCGCGTGGTCGAGCTGGCGCGTGCGGTCGCCGATCCACAGCATGTGGCCCGAGGTCGCGTACCAGTCGCCGGATGTGGAGTCGACACGCGTCATCGCCTCTTCATAGCCGAGCAGCAGCGCTTCGTGGCTGGTGAAGAAATCGGTCTCGCGCAGGCTCGGATTATTGTCCGAGGTGATGCCGATCGCCTTCATGAAATCCATGGTTTCGCTGATGCGGTCGGCAAGCTTGCGGTAGCGCTCGCCCTGCGGGCTGTCCTTGACGAAGCCGAGCATCCACTTGTGCACGTTGTCGAGGTTGGCATAGCCGCCCATCGCGAAGGCGCGCAAAAGGTTCAGCGTTGCGGCCGACTGCCGGTAGGCGTCGAGCTGGCGTTCTGGGCTCGGAATGCGGGATTCCGGCGTAAATTCGATACCGTTGACGATATCGCCGCGATAGCTTGGCAGCGACACACCGTTCTGCGTTTCCATCGGTGCGGAGCGCGGTTTGGCGAACTGGCCGGCGATGCGCCCGACCTTCACGACCGGAAGCTGCGCGCCGAAGGTCAGCACGACGGCCATCTGCAGGAAGGCGCGGAAGAAGTCGCGGATATTGTCGGCGCCATGCTCGAGGAAGCTCTCGGCGCAGTCGCCGCCCTGCAGCAGGAAGGCGTTGCCCTCGGCCACATTGGCAAGTGCACTCTTCAGGCGGCGGGCTTCACCGGCAAAAACGAGCGGCGGATAGCTGGCAAGCGTGGCTTCCGTTGCCGCCAGAGCGGCCGCATCGGGATATTCCGGAACCTGCTGGATTGGCTTGCTCCGCCAGCTGCTCGGGGTCCAATTCTGTGCCATGTCACTCATCTGCTTCCCCATCCGGCTTACCCCGAATGCCTGCCCGTTAAAGAATGCGGCGGCTTATAAACCTTTCGGCTTCCCTTGCCTAGTCGTGCATCGAAACTGGCGTTAAGGTGATATATACCATGCTATTTTTCAGCTAATTTAGATTTCTTATGTACAGGATACCCTAATAAATTAGGGCTTCAGCATGAGTATCCTTTCGTCCGCATTCCTTTCGGACCGGTCTGGGAATTTCGGTATCATGACGGCACTGCTGGTCGTGCCGCTGGTCGGAGCGGCGGGCCTTGCAATCGATTTTTCCCATGCCTTGAGTCTCCGCAGTGAGCTTTACGCGGCTGCCGACGCCGCGGCGGTCGGCGCCGTCTCTCAGAAATCGAGCGCCGCCGCGGCCGCGACAAGCATGCTGCAGGACGGCACCATCGCCGTCGGCCAGACCGAGGCGCACGACATCTTCTTCGGGCAGATGTCCCCGGAGCTTGCCGAACTCAACGTCGACACCAGGATAGACGTCACCAAGACCGCCAACAAACTGCATTCGCAGGTTACCTTCAAGGCAACGATGCCGACCTCGTTCATGCGGATCTTCGGCAAGGACAGCGTCGATATCAGCGGCACCGCGACGGCGGAATACCAGACCGCCTCCTTCATGGACTTCTACATCCTGCTCGACAACACGCCTTCGATGGGCGTCGGCGCCACGCCCGCCGATGTCACCAAAATGGTCAATCTCACCGCGAACAACAAATCGAACCCCTCATGCGCCTTCGCCTGCCACGAAAGCGGCGCCAACAAGGGCAAGGACTACTATACGCTTGCCAAGAAGAACAACGTCACCATGCGCATCGACGTGGTGCGCCAGGCGACGCAGGCGCTGACCAAGACGGCCAAGGCCGATACGGACAACCAGTTCCGCATGGCCGTCTATACTTTCGGCGTGGCGGCGGAAACGGCGGGACTGACCGAGGTGGTGTCGTTGACGAGCGATCTCGACAAGGTGGGCAACAAGGTTTCCGAAAAGACGCTGAACCCGCAGCCCGGCGACAGCGAATATGTACTGGACCTGATGACCATCCCCCAGCAGGGCTATAACAACGACACCCAGACGAGCTTCGACAACGCACTGACCCTGCTCAACAACAAGATCACCTCCGTCGGCTCGGGAACGAGTTCCGCCGACGCGCAGAAAATCGTCTTCTTCGTCTCCGACGGTGTCGGCGACAGCTACAAGGCGACGACCTGTACCGAACCAGTTACTGGCCAGCGCTGCCAGGAACCGATCGACGTCACCTTCTGCCAGAAGCTCAAGGACCGCGGCATCAAGATCGCCGTGCTTTACACCACCTACCTGCCGCTGCCGACCAACAGTTGGTACAATACGTGGATCAAGCCCTTCCAGGCCAAGATCCCGACCCGCATGGCGGCCTGCGCCTCGCCCGGCCTTTATTTCGAGGTGTCGCCGACCGAAGGTATTACCGATGCCATGAAGGCGCTGTTCCTGAAAGTCATCCGCACGCCGCGCCTGACGAGCTGAGCAACTGCGACGGGAGCCCTCTATTCTGGATCAGACGCGCTGACCGTCGCGGATGCGGTAGCTCGGCGCATACATGGTCACCAGCTCTTCGGCGGCCGTTGGGTGGAGCGCCATGGTGCGGTCGAAATCGTCCTTGGTGCAGCCAGCCTTCAGCGTGATGCCGAGGATCTGCGCCATCTCGCCGGCGTCATGGCCGAGGATA
Proteins encoded:
- the tyrS gene encoding tyrosine--tRNA ligase, which gives rise to MSINFQSSTRLRSDFLRVLSERGFIQQCTDIEALDSWLSAGIGTAYNGFDLTADSLHVGHLIPIMMLRWFQKTGNRPIALMGGATTRLGDPSFRDMSRPLLSEEQIAGNLVGIRRIFERFLSFGDGPTDALMVNNADWLGRLKYLDFLRDVGSHFSVNRMLTSESVRQRLEREQSLSLLEFNYVVMQGYDFHVLAETHGCLLQLGGSDQWGNILSGVEFGRRAGGRTLFGLTAPLLTTASGAKMGKTAAGAVWLNADRLSPYEFWQFWRNSWDADVGRFMRLFTELPLDEIARLEALRGSEINVAKKVLADEVTRLCHGEEAAEDASETSRRMFEEGEAAAGLPTVAVSSALLRGGLALPDALVMAGLARSKSEARRLILGGGVRINSRAVPDETMQLGRADMENGVIRLSVGRKKHVLLQPEP
- a CDS encoding pilus assembly protein TadG-related protein encodes the protein MSILSSAFLSDRSGNFGIMTALLVVPLVGAAGLAIDFSHALSLRSELYAAADAAAVGAVSQKSSAAAAATSMLQDGTIAVGQTEAHDIFFGQMSPELAELNVDTRIDVTKTANKLHSQVTFKATMPTSFMRIFGKDSVDISGTATAEYQTASFMDFYILLDNTPSMGVGATPADVTKMVNLTANNKSNPSCAFACHESGANKGKDYYTLAKKNNVTMRIDVVRQATQALTKTAKADTDNQFRMAVYTFGVAAETAGLTEVVSLTSDLDKVGNKVSEKTLNPQPGDSEYVLDLMTIPQQGYNNDTQTSFDNALTLLNNKITSVGSGTSSADAQKIVFFVSDGVGDSYKATTCTEPVTGQRCQEPIDVTFCQKLKDRGIKIAVLYTTYLPLPTNSWYNTWIKPFQAKIPTRMAACASPGLYFEVSPTEGITDAMKALFLKVIRTPRLTS
- a CDS encoding class II 3-deoxy-7-phosphoheptulonate synthase, with amino-acid sequence MAQNWTPSSWRSKPIQQVPEYPDAAALAATEATLASYPPLVFAGEARRLKSALANVAEGNAFLLQGGDCAESFLEHGADNIRDFFRAFLQMAVVLTFGAQLPVVKVGRIAGQFAKPRSAPMETQNGVSLPSYRGDIVNGIEFTPESRIPSPERQLDAYRQSAATLNLLRAFAMGGYANLDNVHKWMLGFVKDSPQGERYRKLADRISETMDFMKAIGITSDNNPSLRETDFFTSHEALLLGYEEAMTRVDSTSGDWYATSGHMLWIGDRTRQLDHAHVEYFRGIKNPIGLKCGPSLQPDNLIELIDVLNPANEAGRLTLICRFGHDKVADSLPKLIRAVEREGKKVVWSCDPMHGNTITLNSYKTRPFERILSEVESFFQIHRAEGTHPGGIHIEMTGKDVTECTGGARAVTAEDLQDRYHTHCDPRLNADQALELAFLLAERMKGGRDEKRMAASA
- a CDS encoding NUDIX domain-containing protein, producing the protein MMPADEAFSIPVDQIHCRLAGEFALSEIVEAERKSGWDRFLARHPAAFDGRLLRMAAYGIENGRLTITANGTCFSAYVVTRHAGFAEEHPQAERADPLGLTVVLITADQQVILTRRSLTAEQNPGALYLVGGYAEPAAGEETDLFEEAARELAEEIAVTDLDRSESFAIGLAYDPVFCHPELFLLTESRSSAAEILDGAHHAPDRNEAAELFASPLSDILNDDDFLPGAPRTWSFLKAQSFLQHHFRQRHSL